The following coding sequences are from one Lolium rigidum isolate FL_2022 chromosome 6, APGP_CSIRO_Lrig_0.1, whole genome shotgun sequence window:
- the LOC124666524 gene encoding carboxy-terminal domain RNA polymerase II polypeptide A small phosphatase 1-like isoform X1 translates to MAAAEVYSPTAAAAAQHQQRGKAATQAWQAVVGWIGFLLQVLLQILRGTPSCAQLLSFVGFRYPLLSSTAGSDQPLPEVAFMPLRSEIPADAAPVPAPPLEPLDRLTVVLDLDETLVSAYESSGLPPIVRAQAVEAGLHCFDMECISTDKDAEGKQKVNHVTVFERPGLHEFLKKTSEFADLILFTAGLEGYARPLVDRIDANNRFKLRLYRPSTVTTEYREHVKDLSCLSKEFSRIVIVDNNPFSFIVQPLNGIPCVPFSAGQHSDDQVTDNTHQSFSGSGFLVSTERCEASLVRKVSYA, encoded by the exons ATGGCAGCCGCGGAGGTGTACTCGccgaccgcggcggcggcggcgcagcaccAGCAGCGGGGGAAGGCGGCGACGCAGGCGTGGCAGGCGGTCGTGGGCTGGATCGGCTTCCTCCTCCAGGTCCTGCTCCAGATCCTCCGCGGCACGCCCTCCTGCGCCCAGCTCCTGTCCTTCGTCGGCTTCCGCTaccccctcctctcctccacggCGGGCTCCGACCAGCCGCTGCCGGAGGTGGCCTTCATGCCGCTCCGCTCCGAGATCCCGGCCGACGCGGCTCCTGTCCCGGCGCCCCCGCTGGAGCCCCTGGACCGCCTCACG GTAGTGCTTGACTTGGACGAGACTTTAGTTTCTGCGTATGAGTCATCTGGTCTTCCTCCTATTGTACGCGCCCAAGCTGTTGAAGCGGGACTACATTGCTTCGACATGGAGTGCATATCCACTGATAAG GATGCTGAAGGAAAACAAAAGGTGAATCATGTTACTGTTTTTGAACGTCCTGGTCTACATGAATTTTTGAAGAAAACTAGTGAATTTGCAGATCTTATCCTATTTACAGCAGGTTTGGAAG GTTATGCAAGACCTTTAGTGGATAGAATAGATGCCAACAATAGATTCAAACTCCGTCTCTATCGTCCATCAACTGTTACTAC GGAGTACAGAGAGCATGTGAAAGATCTTTCTTGCCTGTCCAAAGAATTCAGTAGAATCGTCATCGTCGACAACAATCCGTTCAGCTTCATAGTGCAGCCTTTGAACGGAATACCTTGTGTTCCATTTTCTGCCGGACAACACTCAGATGATCAAGTAACTGATAATACACATCAATCATTTAGTGGTTCTGGTTTTCTAGTTTCTACAG AGAGATGTGAGGCCAGCCTTGTACGAAAGGTTTCATATGCCTGA
- the LOC124666524 gene encoding CTD small phosphatase-like protein isoform X2 translates to MAAAEVYSPTAAAAAQHQQRGKAATQAWQAVVGWIGFLLQVLLQILRGTPSCAQLLSFVGFRYPLLSSTAGSDQPLPEVAFMPLRSEIPADAAPVPAPPLEPLDRLTVVLDLDETLVSAYESSGLPPIVRAQAVEAGLHCFDMECISTDKDAEGKQKVNHVTVFERPGLHEFLKKTSEFADLILFTAGLEGYARPLVDRIDANNRFKLRLYRPSTVTTEYREHVKDLSCLSKEFSRIVIVDNNPFSFIVQPLNGIPCVPFSAGQHSDDQLMEVIFPLLKHLSPERCEASLVRKVSYA, encoded by the exons ATGGCAGCCGCGGAGGTGTACTCGccgaccgcggcggcggcggcgcagcaccAGCAGCGGGGGAAGGCGGCGACGCAGGCGTGGCAGGCGGTCGTGGGCTGGATCGGCTTCCTCCTCCAGGTCCTGCTCCAGATCCTCCGCGGCACGCCCTCCTGCGCCCAGCTCCTGTCCTTCGTCGGCTTCCGCTaccccctcctctcctccacggCGGGCTCCGACCAGCCGCTGCCGGAGGTGGCCTTCATGCCGCTCCGCTCCGAGATCCCGGCCGACGCGGCTCCTGTCCCGGCGCCCCCGCTGGAGCCCCTGGACCGCCTCACG GTAGTGCTTGACTTGGACGAGACTTTAGTTTCTGCGTATGAGTCATCTGGTCTTCCTCCTATTGTACGCGCCCAAGCTGTTGAAGCGGGACTACATTGCTTCGACATGGAGTGCATATCCACTGATAAG GATGCTGAAGGAAAACAAAAGGTGAATCATGTTACTGTTTTTGAACGTCCTGGTCTACATGAATTTTTGAAGAAAACTAGTGAATTTGCAGATCTTATCCTATTTACAGCAGGTTTGGAAG GTTATGCAAGACCTTTAGTGGATAGAATAGATGCCAACAATAGATTCAAACTCCGTCTCTATCGTCCATCAACTGTTACTAC GGAGTACAGAGAGCATGTGAAAGATCTTTCTTGCCTGTCCAAAGAATTCAGTAGAATCGTCATCGTCGACAACAATCCGTTCAGCTTCATAGTGCAGCCTTTGAACGGAATACCTTGTGTTCCATTTTCTGCCGGACAACACTCAGATGATCAA CTCATGGAGGTTATATTTCCACTTCTGAAGCATCTCTCTCCAGAGAGATGTGAGGCCAGCCTTGTACGAAAGGTTTCATATGCCTGA